The following proteins are co-located in the Deltaproteobacteria bacterium genome:
- a CDS encoding polysaccharide deacetylase family protein has product MINAITIDLEDWYHPELVRKHLRDDPRPQARQSTEKILRLLDRYGVKATFFTLGDVAERDPGLVRRIHGGGHEIASHGMSHMPLWELSPGAFDGELEAFGRTVRSILGDDIPIRGFRAPTFSLDESTIHALPRLAEHRYLYDSSV; this is encoded by the coding sequence ATGATCAATGCGATCACCATCGACCTGGAAGACTGGTACCATCCCGAACTTGTCCGAAAGCATCTTCGGGACGATCCCCGGCCCCAGGCACGCCAATCCACCGAGAAGATCCTCCGCCTGCTTGACCGATACGGCGTAAAGGCCACGTTTTTCACCCTGGGGGATGTGGCGGAGCGCGATCCCGGCCTGGTCCGCCGGATACACGGGGGCGGGCACGAAATCGCCTCGCACGGAATGAGCCACATGCCGTTGTGGGAGCTGTCGCCGGGCGCGTTCGACGGGGAACTGGAAGCGTTCGGCAGGACGGTGCGCTCCATATTGGGGGATGACATCCCCATCCGGGGTTTTCGGGCGCCGACGTTCTCGCTGGACGAAAGCACCATCCATGCGCTTCCCCGGCTCGCGGAACACCGCTATCTCTACGACTCGAGCGTTTT